From the genome of Pseudomonas mohnii:
GGCACGAATGCCTTCGTCGGCAGTGATCACCACCTTCGACTTGCAGTCGATGATGCGGCCCGCCAGGGCTTCCGGCGAGAAACCACCGAACACCACCGAGTGAATCGCGCCGATCCGGGCACAGGCCAGCATGGCGACCACGGCCTCGGGGATCATCGGCATATAGATCGTCACCACGTCGCCGCGGTGTACATCCTGGCCGCGCAGGGCGTTGGCGAATTTGCAGACTTGCTCGTGCAGTTCGCGGTAGGTGATGTTGCGGCTTTCGGCCGGGTCATCGCCTTCCCAGATGATTGCGACTTGATCGCCGCGCTCGGCCAGATGACGGTCGAGGCAGTTGTAGGAGACGTTCAGGGTGCCGTCGGCGAACCACTTGATGTCGACGTGGTGATCGTCGAAGGACGTCTGTTTTACCGTGGTGAAAGGCTTGATCCAGTCGAGACGCTTGGCTTGCTCGCGCCAGAAGCCGTCCGGGTTGACGACTGACTGCTGGTACATGGCCTTGTAGGTCGCCTCGTCGGTCAGCGTGTTGGCCAGAACCTCGGGACGAACGGGATACAGGGAAGCCGCACTCATCTTTCTTACCTCGGGGAATATAGTTGTTTTTGTATGACCCCGTTGTAGCCGGGCCGGCCCTATAGAACCATTCGACGATGGTAGTAACAAGCCCATACAAAATGCCCCGGTAAGCGCAAAACAAGGCTGGAACGAATGTTCCGGTATCACGCCGCCCCTTGTAGGAGCGAGCTTGCTTGCGATGCTGCTGAACAATAACGCGCCAAACCTGACACCCCGGAGCGCCCCACGATTTGCCGCGAGCAAGTTCGCCCATACATGGGATTGTTACGAAATCTGTCAAAGGTGTTTATCAAAAGCATGGCTATATGAATAAACCCCTCCCCTCTAAAATCTGCATCGCCAACCCGGCAAACTGAGTTAACCACGTTACAGCCCCCACGAAGGCAGTTAACCCAAAAACCAAGTTGTTCGGCTCCACACGCAACCCCAAAAAGGTTGCGTGACCCCACTCGACCTATGAAAGGTAAAATTTAAATGAAAGCTTTATTGGTTCTGGCCCTCAGCAGTCTGTGCGCTACCGCCATGGCAGACGAGGTCCCGGCTGATGTCGCGCAGCAACAACCCGCAGTAGAGGATTACACTTACTCAATGCACCTGGACATCGCCAAAGTTATATCCATGAGCGAAGTTCCCAATGTTTGCGAAGTTGTCCCGGTGAAAATGGAATATGACGACTCCAAGGGTCAACGTCATATCCTGCGCTACAGCGTGATGGGTAACGGCTGCTCCAGCGGCTGATTCATCCGCCCCTCGTCTCCCCAAGGTTCGACCCAGCCGCCCGACGTTGCAGGCAGATGAAGCGTCGAACCTGATACATCTATAAATACGATTTCTTTAAGCACTTTATAGCGAATTTTAATCAATTTATCAGATGCAGTATGTATTCCATACCCAAGGCACATAACGCCACCCCATTTGGAGTCACCCCCATGAAAAGCAAACTGATCCTCGCCCTGACCCTCTCGGTACTGGCTGCTAACACCTTCGCCGCCGACGGCTATGACCGCACCGGTTCGGCCACCTTTGCCGCTGACGGCTACGATCGCACCGGTTCTGCCACCGTTGCCGCTGACGGCTACGATCGCACCGGTTCTGCCACCGTTGCCGCTGACGGTTACGATCGCACCGGCTCTGCCACCGTTGCCGCTGACGGTTACGATCGCACCGGTTCTGCCGCCGTTGCCGCTGACGGCTACGATCGCACCGGTTCGGCGACTGTCGCAGCAGACGGTTATGAGCGCACCGAGTCGGCTACTTTCAGGTGATCACTGAAGGTCGTTCCCAGCCCGACTTCGGTCGGGCTTAGTTGTGTCTGAAGCCTGAGAAACCCCCTTCGAAACACAAGATGTAGTAAAAAAGGCCTTTTCTGGTTATTTCTTGAGCAAAAATAACCCAGGGCAAAAATTTACGAAAAAAAATCTGCACCGGCCAAAGCCCTGTAAACCCTCGCTCCGACCGAAAAACGGTCCCTGTCGACCGATCCGTGAGCCATTTCGCCGCCCCACGGCACCGAAAACTTCCCTATAATGCGGCCTTAAACGGGCCTGCAATATTCCCTTACAGGGATGAAAAGCCAGTCTGAAGCCCCGCAGAAGCGCTCAATGCTTTCTGCGCCCGTCAGTGGCTCTCGGAACCCCGTACAAAATTCTGTTTTATTGCCTGCCTTAGCTGCTGCAAAAAACGATTCCTTAAGATCCATCGCGGCCAGTACGGCCGT
Proteins encoded in this window:
- a CDS encoding DUF2790 domain-containing protein, which encodes MKALLVLALSSLCATAMADEVPADVAQQQPAVEDYTYSMHLDIAKVISMSEVPNVCEVVPVKMEYDDSKGQRHILRYSVMGNGCSSG